Sequence from the Stenotrophomonas sp. 364 genome:
AAGGACTTCCTGGCCAACGCCAGCGGCAACACCATCGACCAGTGGGCCAGCTTCGACAGCCGCTGCCTGTTCAACGCCTTCACCGGCGTGGACGACACCGGCCTGAGCGCCGACCTGCGCGACCCGGCCAACAACGATGTCACCGAGAAAACCAACGCCCTCTACCTGATGGGCGACTACAGCAGCGAGTGGTTCGGCCTGCCGGTCACCGGCAACATCGGCGTGCGCGGCGTGCGTACCGACGTGCGCTCGGTGGGCCTGCGCAGCGGCCTGGATGTCATCAACAACCCCGATGGCAGCGTGACCCTGCGCCCCACCGGGGACTTCACCAGGCAGATCCTCAAGTCCAGCAACACCGAATGGCTGCCCAGCTTCAACGCCGCCTTCGAACTGCGTCCGGACCTGCTGCTGCGCGTGGGTGCCTACCGCGCCATGTCGCGCCCCGACCTGGCCGCCGAAGGCTTTGGCCGCAGCTTCACCCTGGACGAGGCCGACACCGATTTCCGCACGGTGGCCGAAGCGCTGGGCAACATCACCGCCACCGGCAACCCGCGCGCCAAGCCGCTGATGTCCTGGAACGCCGACGTCTCGCTGGAGTGGTATGCCAACGAAGACTCCATGCTGTCCACTGCCATTTACTACAAGCAGTTCAACGGCGGCTCGGTACCGGTGGTGGTGGGCGAGACCTTCGACATCGACGGCCAGAGCGTCACCGTGCCGGTGGAGCAGCTGGCCACCAGCGATCAGAAAAGCGACCTGATCGGCTTCGAGCTCACCGGCTCGCACAGCTTCAGCTACCTGCCGGGCATCTTCTCCGGGCTGGGCGTGAAGGCCAGCTACAATTACGCCCATTCCAACTTCAAGACCGAAGACCTGCGCCTGGGCGAGTCCACCGACCCCATTACCGGCGTCTTCACGCCCGGGATCGTCGAGCCGGCCAACATCTTCGGCCTGTCCAAGCACGTGGCCTCGGCCCAGGTGTATTGGGGCCTGGGCAAGCTGGACCTGCAGGCCATCTATAAATACCGCTCGGATTATTACCAGCAGTTCGTCGGCGACCCGTCGCAGAACCGCTACGTGCGCGACAATGGCTCGCTCGACTTCCGCGCCACCTACAAAGTGAACAAGCACCTGTCGCTGTCGTTGTCGGCCAGCAACCTCACCGACGAGCCCCGGGTGTCGGATATGCCCATCCTGGGCAGCTTCCGCGAGTACACCACCTACGGGCGGCGCTATTATCTCGGGGTGCGCTACCGCTTCTGAGGTCAGTGGCGCGGTTTTCCCAACCGCGCCGCTCTCTGAGGGCGCGGGTCGCATGATGGTCCCCAGCCACCGTACAGCCAGGTCTTGATGATGTCCGAACCCCGTCTCTACCAGTCCATTGCCGCCGAAATCGTCGCGCTGATCGAGAAGGGCGAATTCCCGCCGGGCTCGCGGCTGCCCGGCGAACGCGACCTGGCCGAGCGCCTCGGCGTCAGCCGGGTGACCGTGCGCGAGGCGGAAATCGCGCTGGAAGCGCAGGGGCTGATCACCATCAAGACCGGCTCGGGCGTGTATGTGAAGGCGCGCCCGTCGCAGGCCCCCGGCGCGCTGCCGGACGTGTCTGCCTTCGACCTCACCGCCGCCCGCGCGGTGATCGAAGCCGAAGCGGCGGCCATGGCCGCCAGCCGCATCACCGAGGAAGAACTGCAGGACCTGGCCGGCCTGATCGCGGCCATGGTCGACCCGGCCTCGGGCGAGGCCGCCGCCAGCGAAGCCGACCGCCAGTTCCACCTGTCCATTGCCCGCATTGCCGGCAACCCGGTGGTAGAGCACTGCGTGCAGCTGATCTGGCGCATGCGCAATGAACTGCCGCGGGTGCGGCAGGTGTATGCCAACGTCTGCCACAACGACGACGACGCCCGCGACGAAGAACACACCGCCATCCTCGACGCCCTGCGCGCGCGCGACCCGGCGGCCGCACGGCTGGCCATGCGCAACCACTTCCAGCGCCTGTTCGAATCCATGCTGGAAGCCACCGAAAACGAAGCGCTGGCCGAAATCCGCCGGCGTACCCAGCAGGACCGCGAACGCTTCATGGCCGCCACCGGGCACTGAGCCCGGCGCGGGCGGGGCGGTTTACTCGCCCTGGTACTGCTTTTCTTCCACCAGCTGCGAACCGGCCACGCGGTTGATCTCGTTCTTCACCTTCACCCGCTCGCCATTGGTGCCGTACACCCCACGCGCCAGCTGGATGAACGCATCGTCGAACACCTGGGCCGCTTCCTTGTCGCGCAGCTGGTCCTGGATGTCCCACATGCGCACGTTGATCGCCTTCAGCTGATCCTTCAGGGCATCCAGCCCCGGCTGGCTGGCCAGCTGCTGCTGCCACAGCGGCCACAGGCCATCGAGTTCCTTGCGGACGTTGGCGTTCTTGCCGGCATCGCTGATGCGCTCGGCCTTGATTTCCAGAATGGTGATCTTGTCGATCAGCTCGCCAATCGATACCGGGGTCAGGATCGCGTCCACGCCATTACTCGCAACAGGTCAGAGCGGCCATGATAGCGCGGCCCCTGTGCGGCATCGTGGACGCAGGATTTACGCTGATTTTGCGCCCCTGCCGTCGCTGCGGCATGGCGGCTTTACGGCCCCTGCGGGAACACTGCCCACCTCGACGGCGCCGCCGTCCGATGGAGTGCTTACCGTGGTGGTTGAACAGATGAAAGGGCGCGTCGTGCGCCGCTGCAGCGTGCTGCTGCTGGGCCTGGTGATGAGTGGTGCGGCGGCGGCCGCGGTGGAGGGCAATGCGACCCTCACCACCGATTACGTCTGGCGCGGCAGCTCGCAGAGTGACGGCGACCCGGCCGCACAGGCGGGCGTCAAACTGGGCAGCGAAAGCGGCTGGTACGCCTCGGTGTGGGGCTCAGGGGTGTCGTTCCAGCCCGACAACGGCGCACGCAGCGAGTTTGACGTGGTGGCCGGGTGGAGCGGGGCGCTGGGCCAGGACTGGGCGCTGGACGTCAACCTCACCCGCTACCTCTATCCGTCCAGCAACGTCGACCTGAACTGGACCGAGCTCAACAGCACCCTCACCTGGCAGCAGCGCTACTGGCTGCAGGTAGGCGTGTCCGACGACGCGCTGGCCGGCGGCCACACCGGCACCTACGCCCAACTGGGCGCCCGCCTGCCGCTGGGCGAGCAGTGGCGTCTGGAAGCGGCGGTGGGCCATTACTGGCTGGCCAGCGCGCAGGCCGACGATTACCTGCACGGCCAGCTCAGCGCCATCTGGAAGGTGCACGGCCCGTGGGAACTGCGCCTCACCGCGCACGACACAGACACCGCCGCCAAACGCCTGTTCCCCGGCATCGCAGGCTCCCGCGTCGAGTTCGCCGTACAAACCGCCTTCTGACGGGCGCCCACCCACCCCGCGCGGTATTCCGACCGCCGGGCACACACCCCATCCGGTAGAGCCGACCGTTGGTCGGCTGCCCCCGGCGACACGCAACGCAGCCGACCAACGGTCGGCTCTACCGGGCGGCGCGCAAATGCAGCCGACCAACGGTCGGCTCTACCGGCGCATCACCGCCATCGCCCACACCGCCATCGCCACCGCGGCCACGCCCGCGCCGGTCACGCACACCCCGGTCCACCCGAACGCGCCATACACCTGCGCCGACACCAGCGACCCCAACGACCCGCCAATGAAGTACCCGGTCATGTACCCCGCATTGAGCCGGTTGCGGGCCTCCGGCCGCAGTGCGAACACCACGTTCTGGTTGCTCACGTGCAGCAGCTGCGCCGCCAGGTCCAGCACCAGCACGCCCACCACCAGCGCCACCAGCGACTGCGTCGAAAAGCCCAGCGGCAACCATGACGCCGCCAGCAGCACCAGCGCCAGTGTAGTCGCCAACGCCGCCTTGCCACGGTCCGCCATCCGGCCGGCCACACCGGCGGCCAGCGTGCCCGCCGCGCCTACCAGCCCGAACAGCCCAATCGTCGCATCGCTGTAGTGGTACGGCGCGCCCGCCAGCAGGAAGGCCAGCGGCGTCCAGAACATCGCGAACATCGCAAAACTCAACGCCCCCAGCAGCGTGCGCAACCGGAACACCGGCTCCTGCGCGAACAGCGTGCCGATCGAACGCAGCAACGCGCCGTAACTCAAGCCCGCGTGCTGATGGAAACGCGGCAACGTGCGATACAGCACCCACGTGGTCAGCACCAGCGTGCCCGCCGCCATCCAGTACACCCAGCGCCAGTCGCCCAGCGACGACAACGCCCCGGCCACCGTGCGCGCCAGCAGAATGCCCAGCAGCAGCCCGCTCATCACCGTTCCCACCACCCGGCCACGCTCTTCCGGCCGCGCCAATGTCGCCGCGAACGGCACCAGTACCTGCGCCACCACCGAGAACAACCCGGTGATCGCCGTACCCACCAGCAGCCAGGCGAACTCATGGCTCAACGCGCTCACCACCAACCCCGACGCCGACAACAACGACATCACCACGATCAACCGCCGCCGCTCGAACATGTCGCCCAGCGGCACCAGCAGCACCACGCCCACGCCATAGCTCAGCTGCGCCGCCGTCACCAGCGTGCCCGCGCGCCCGAACGACACCCCGAACTCGCCGGCAATGGTGTGCAGCAGCGGCTGGGCGTAGTAATTGCTGGCCACCGCCACGCCGGTGGCAAAGGCCATCAACAGCACCTGCCAGCGGCTCAATGGGGTGTGTACATCGGCGGTCATGAGGCGTCCAGGCTCCAGGGGGACGCCAGTGTCCGCCTCCCTTCGCGATGATGGAAATGAATAGTTATCATCCAACGCATCTGAAAAATAGATGCGTAATGGAGATGCCGGCGTGAACCTCAAACAGCTCGAGTTCTGCGTGGCCCTGGCCGAAGAGCGCAACTTCACCCGCGCCGCCGCGCGCTGCCACGTGGTGCAGTCCGCGCTCAGCCACCAGATCGCCCATCTTGAAGAAGAACTGCAGGCCACCCTGTTCGAACGCCTGCCGCGCCAGGTGCGGGTCACCCCGGCCGGCGAAGCGCTGCTCAGCCACGCCCGCCAGGTGTTGGATTCGCTGCGGCACCTGCGCGAAGACGTGGCCGCCGTGGCCGGCCAGGTGCGCGGCACCCTCACCATCGGCCAGATCACCTCGCTGACCGCCGTGGACCTGGTGGCCTGCCTGGCCGCCTTCCACACGCGTTACCCGCAGGTGGAATTCCGCCTGCGCATGGACAAGAGCGAAGTGCTGATGGAAGACGTGCGCGAGCGCCGCGTCGATGTCGCGCTGGTGGGCCTGTCGCCCGGCACCGCCATCGACGGGGCCTGCCACCGGCTACTGGCCGAAGAATCCATGGTGGCCGTGCTGCCGCCCAGCCACCCGCTGGCCAGCCGCAAACGCCTGTCGCTGGCCACCCTGGCCGAGCTGCCGCTGGTGGATTTCCAATACGGCAGTGGCGCACGCCGCCAGACCGACGAAGCCTTCGCCGCCGCCGGGTTGCCGCATCGGGTGCCGTTCGAGATCAACCACATGTCGCTCATCGAGCGCTTCGTCCAGCAGGGGCTGGCGGTGGGCATCGTGCCGGTGGCCATCGCCGCCGGCTTTACCGGCGTGGCGCGGGTGGCCATCCAGGATGCGCCCGTGCGGCGCGTGCATGCGGTGTGGTCGCGGCTGCCCACGCCGGCGGCGCGGGCCTTCATGCAGGAACTGCTGCAGCACGTGGCCCCGCAGGCGGAGCCACGTGCTGGCGTGGGGCTTAGGCGCCGCGCACGCGCAGGGTGAGGCCCTTCAGGAAGTTGCGCAGCAGCTGGTCGCCGCAGGCGCGGTAGTTCTTGTGGTCCGGCTGGCGGAACAGCGCCGACAGTTCCGGCTTGGACACCGGGAAACCGGCCTGCTGGAAGATCTCGTGCATGTCCACGTCCTTCAGCTGGAAGGCCACGCGCAGCTTCTTCAGCACCAGGTTGTTGGTGATGCGCTTTTCCACCGGGCGCAGCGGCTGGCTCTCGTCGCGGCCACGGAAGTG
This genomic interval carries:
- a CDS encoding FadR/GntR family transcriptional regulator, which translates into the protein MSEPRLYQSIAAEIVALIEKGEFPPGSRLPGERDLAERLGVSRVTVREAEIALEAQGLITIKTGSGVYVKARPSQAPGALPDVSAFDLTAARAVIEAEAAAMAASRITEEELQDLAGLIAAMVDPASGEAAASEADRQFHLSIARIAGNPVVEHCVQLIWRMRNELPRVRQVYANVCHNDDDARDEEHTAILDALRARDPAAARLAMRNHFQRLFESMLEATENEALAEIRRRTQQDRERFMAATGH
- a CDS encoding DUF6165 family protein produces the protein MDAILTPVSIGELIDKITILEIKAERISDAGKNANVRKELDGLWPLWQQQLASQPGLDALKDQLKAINVRMWDIQDQLRDKEAAQVFDDAFIQLARGVYGTNGERVKVKNEINRVAGSQLVEEKQYQGE
- a CDS encoding TorF family putative porin, with amino-acid sequence MSGAAAAAVEGNATLTTDYVWRGSSQSDGDPAAQAGVKLGSESGWYASVWGSGVSFQPDNGARSEFDVVAGWSGALGQDWALDVNLTRYLYPSSNVDLNWTELNSTLTWQQRYWLQVGVSDDALAGGHTGTYAQLGARLPLGEQWRLEAAVGHYWLASAQADDYLHGQLSAIWKVHGPWELRLTAHDTDTAAKRLFPGIAGSRVEFAVQTAF
- a CDS encoding MFS transporter, coding for MTADVHTPLSRWQVLLMAFATGVAVASNYYAQPLLHTIAGEFGVSFGRAGTLVTAAQLSYGVGVVLLVPLGDMFERRRLIVVMSLLSASGLVVSALSHEFAWLLVGTAITGLFSVVAQVLVPFAATLARPEERGRVVGTVMSGLLLGILLARTVAGALSSLGDWRWVYWMAAGTLVLTTWVLYRTLPRFHQHAGLSYGALLRSIGTLFAQEPVFRLRTLLGALSFAMFAMFWTPLAFLLAGAPYHYSDATIGLFGLVGAAGTLAAGVAGRMADRGKAALATTLALVLLAASWLPLGFSTQSLVALVVGVLVLDLAAQLLHVSNQNVVFALRPEARNRLNAGYMTGYFIGGSLGSLVSAQVYGAFGWTGVCVTGAGVAAVAMAVWAMAVMRR
- a CDS encoding LysR substrate-binding domain-containing protein, with translation MNLKQLEFCVALAEERNFTRAAARCHVVQSALSHQIAHLEEELQATLFERLPRQVRVTPAGEALLSHARQVLDSLRHLREDVAAVAGQVRGTLTIGQITSLTAVDLVACLAAFHTRYPQVEFRLRMDKSEVLMEDVRERRVDVALVGLSPGTAIDGACHRLLAEESMVAVLPPSHPLASRKRLSLATLAELPLVDFQYGSGARRQTDEAFAAAGLPHRVPFEINHMSLIERFVQQGLAVGIVPVAIAAGFTGVARVAIQDAPVRRVHAVWSRLPTPAARAFMQELLQHVAPQAEPRAGVGLRRRARAG
- a CDS encoding DUF1456 family protein, coding for MINNDVLRSIRYMLDLSDGMIADTCALADPAFVIDKADVAGWLRKEDEEGFVACDDRTLAHFLDGLIVHFRGRDESQPLRPVEKRITNNLVLKKLRVAFQLKDVDMHEIFQQAGFPVSKPELSALFRQPDHKNYRACGDQLLRNFLKGLTLRVRGA